TGTATTTAAGCTCATTGAGCCCAACTACCCCTTCTCATCagtagggctggggaaaaataccgaaataccggccttatcgtaccgaaaaaataccaaaaataccaaatttttggtataccgtgattttcggtacggtatgataccttactgaaatatttcggtaaggtaaatgtatgaatttttatataccgcggtatacctcGGCATACCGAAATTTgatatataccgtaaaatatgaatataataatatataaagtattttatatatttttaaattatacaatttattgtaaaatataatataatatgaataaaatatactagtatttaataccccgtatattatttaaattactataaaatataaatagtattcaAAAAACTCAAATgttcaattttcattgatattgaaagtaaggtataccgcaaaagtatggtataTCGAACTTTGGTACGacataccgaaaatgaggtacgatatcggtatgaaaattctccatactgaaaataaggtataccgaagttcggcaTACCGAAAATATTGGTAagataaaggtatgattttttcgcatactgaatttacggtaaggtatacggtatggtggtttcggtaaggtataccgtacctacccacccctactCATCAGCCGTTGCATATCTGCAATTCTTTCTACATCGCGGGGTCGAAGACTTGAAGCACAACAACAGAAGCTTGATTCTGGCGGTATTCATGGGCCGGCGGTGGAGTGGGTCGGCCCCCCTGGACCCCAATCGCCGTTCATTCCTAGATCTTGTTATATGTTTTGGTCCATATTAAAATAGTTTTGTTAATAAGTAATGATTAATTAATCTCACATTAAATTTGGATTGACTTGAATAACAAGATAAATatgaatcaaaatatataaGTTAGGACCAAAAGCGAACACACTTGATTgattattaatgtataggacaaaatatgtttttataatatacgagcctaattttGTTATTCTACCTAGTTGACAAAATCTTTTAACAATGGACCAAaatatctttttaaataaatatgtgagacaaaatttaaactttagtcaaaatacataaataataagtcaaatATTGTGCCGCATTTTTACGAAAAAATGAATGTTTTGAGTTTGTTAAATAAATACCCATCCCACCCTACTGAGTATTGAAAACAACATTACAAATGTTGTGAGTGAGTTTGTCAAATTAGTAGGAAATGTTGTAGGAATAGTGCTTTTCTAGGGCATATATAAAACAGTGAAGCTGAACACCAGAATTCTCCCAGAATTAAGGCAAAATGGGTGAGGAAATTAGCAACAAGCAAGTGATACTCAACAACATTGTCAAAACATCTGTGAAAGAATCCGATATGTCGCTTagaacttccaaaattcagctCAAAATTCCCAGCGGTTGCGATGGCGCCGTTTTGGTGAAGAATCTCTACTTATCCATCGATCCTTTCATTATTAATCGCATGAGGCCGCTCGAGGGCTACTATATTGCTTCTTACACGCTGGATTCTGTAAGttcagttttttttaatgaaaattttcttgttgaaattaattttttcttcttGTTGGAATAGAATTTGTTATATACGTGTTGATTTAAATTGGGgtacttaaatttttttattttattaaaaaaaagatgacttataataaaatattgtgtAGATAATCTCATTGGAATATAATAGtattgtttttttatgaatagtgggaagaaataaaaattgtatCTTTCTATAGTTAAAATGTTGGTTATGTCTTTTTGAGGTTCTTGTTTGATGAATAGTTTGAGATTTTggggagaaaaataaaaaattgtatcTTTCTATTGATAAAATGTTTGTTATGTCTTTTTGGTGTTTCTCCAGAGGTCTTGTTTGATGAATAGTTTGAGATTTTTggggaaacaaataaaaaatgttatctTTCCATTGATACAATGTTGGTTGCATCTTTTTTGTGTTTCTGAGATTAGTTGATGTTTGACCTTTTTCTGATGACAGCCTATTTCTGGATATGGAGTGTCGAAAGTACTGGATTCGACTCATCCGAATTTCAAGACGGGCGAGCTAGTTTGGGGGTTTACTGGCTGGGAGGAGTATAGCCTTATTAAAGATCCAATCCTATTGTTTAAGGCCCCTGATAAAGATTTACCCCTCTCTTACTATACAGGGATACTTGGTGAGTTTCTCGAGCCCATTGTGATGATCAACTTATTTAGCTTCTAGCCTTTAAATTTCACGTTTGATTCCTGCTTCCTAGTTCTGAGGTAGAACTAGTTGTATATCTATTTATGTATCCAATTAAACTGTTAACGAAACACGTTGCTGATGAACTATGAACTATATATGCTTGAATTAGGAGGGGAATAGATTGGGAAATGTTGGATTTGTGGTGTGTATCttgataatttctaaaaaacaACGATAGGAGATATACGAACGTGAGACTGAAAATCAACGCGTTTTGTGTTATCATTTTAGGCATGCCTGGCATGACAGCTTATGCTGGTTTTTTCGAGGTTTGCTCCCCCAAAAAGGGGGAAACTGTATATGTGTCTTCTGCATCCGGAGCTATTGGTCAACTCGTTGGTCAGTTTGCAAAGACCGCAGGTTGTTACGTTGTTGGGAGTGCAGGGAGCAAAGAAAAGGTCAGAATCTAATGGCTTATCAAAAACTTATTAGATTGTTGGCTAGATTGGTTGtcgatttatgtgttatttttcTTCCGTGGCAAGTTTATGTTTCGCATTTGATGAACAAGTCGGCTGTTGCATTGATGAAGGTCGATCTCTTGAAGAACAAATTCGGGTTTGACGAAGCATTCAACTACAAAGAAGAGCAAGACTATAATGTAGCATTGAAGAGGTGACCTTTTGCCTCCCTATGATTTATCATTGCTATAAAAATGCGTATAAgaatagttagtaatttaacacactatacacatattTATGTTCTTATACAAGAAAAGAATCCTTTTGTATCCAACACAAATTTCATAAAAACTACCAAAAAACCGCGAAGTTTGGTAAATCAGCTGAAAAAACCACGAAGTATGGATCAGTTTGCAATCATTCCACGTTTGTGGATAACAAATCCAAATacctatataatttttttggttggttttttgaaagaatttgaccaaattttatacTTTTTTCGGCAATTTATcgttatatatataatactcaCAAATTTGTGTGGTTGTTTATTAGGTACTTCCCCGATGGCATAGACATCTACTTTGATAACGTGGGAGGGAAGATGCTCGAAGCGGTGCTAAGCAACATGAGACTCCATGGCCGTGTTGCTCTTTGCGGGATGATCTCCCAATACAGCCTTGAGCAGCACGAAGGCATCCACAACTTGTTTAACCACCTAATAACAAAACGGATCCGTATGGAAGGATTTTTCGTTAGCAACTACTACGATCTCTACCCGAAGTTCCTGGAGATGGTTGTGCCTCTAATCAAGGAAGAGAAGATCACATACATCGAAGACATAGCCGAAGGCATTGAAAGCGCACCTCGGGCTCTCGTTGGCTTATACTCCGGTCGCAACGTTGGGAAGCAGGTGGTGGTGGTTGCTCGTGAGTAATTATGTTTTTCGCAGAGTGAATCATCGGAAATAAGGAAGGACTTAAATAAGGTTataatcaatgttttaaaaaccgaacCGGTGAGTGAACCGGCAAAGCTACTAGTTCATGGTTCAACCGGTCAGACCGGTTTAACTACTGGTCGAACCGTTTtactaatataaatatataagttaaatatataatatagaaaatatgttaaattttgcaatgataaaatataattacaaatacatcaaaaaagCATTAAATTTTAACTATAATAAGTTATATAtgtgaaattataaaatataaaattatgaaatatgttgaatgataaaatataattaatttttttagtaaatatataattaatgtagacaaaaagttaatatttttatataaaaatagataaagatcATATCAGTTATcatgtatatataattaaaacatGAATTGTTAGTTAATTTTGGTAAAAAAATACTGTATTAATATCAAGAATTAGTCTATAATTAAATACTATTTTTGcatacttaaaagaaaatataaaattacacATGAATTATAAATTTGTATGGATAAAAAGAACATGTTTAATGTATAAGAATATATAATCTTTACAATACCATCAAAAGTTCATGCGGTGGAGTGGTAGAAGTGTTGGTCTTCTTGAGGGGAGGTCTCGAGTTCAAACACTCCAAGTAACAAATTTTgatataatttgaaaaaaaatgacattTAATGGAAAAACTTGTTTTCGGTTCAACCGGGTTCAACATGCTACTGGTTTAAAGAGGTGAACCGGATTGGACTGCTTGCCGGTTCGCGATCAAACCGGGCGGTCCAATCCGATCCAATTTTTAAAACACTGGTTATAATcatgaattataaatatataatcataAATTTGATGTATTGTTATTAATTGAAACTGGAAGGACTTAAATAAGGTTAATCATCCCAAATAACACAATCTgtattgcaattttattgattttcaaaCTATTGCACAAATTTAGACACAACACCTCCAATCCTCCATTTCTTATTTATCTCTTCCGCTCACTATTCATGGCTctcattatttcattttctatttaatttatttattataaaacttaattaatatacgAGATTTCTGAATTTTAACTTCCAACGTCTctggtagggatgtcaatcgggtcggcccagcaggtttcgggccaaccctacccGAGTTATGGGTCAATCAGGCGCGAGCTAATCGGGCAGTGGTTTTTTTGGGTTCCGagctagcccaacgggttaatcgggttgctaccgataaattTAACATgtgatcaatccaataaataatgttGAAAATTAGCTATATTTAcaaaatgtaaaacatttaattatgataaatttgagagaTATGCTTTAATTCAAACATAAACACgattaaatactaatatttgagatttatgcaaaattaaacataaacatcaagaaattttaaagcatattttagaattttaaatgttttttagtgaatttgaagtttctaatttatttcatctattattatattattaaaatttagtatataatttatatatttaatataaaattgaaagttattttttagttatctatattataaaataataaatgaagtgtTTAATTAGGAGTCAAACAAATCGGGCTAGCGCTTTAGTTTTCGGGTCTGACCTTAACGGGTTACGGCTTAATCGGGTGTGGGCTAATCAGACTGtaatttatcgggctagaaaatTTCAACTCTAACCCTATAAAAAAACACAATCATACATACACACTGAAGCAGAGTAAAATGGGTGAGGAAATTAACAAGCACGTGATACTCATCTGCAGACGTTCGTGTTTTATGAATAGTTTGAGATTTTtgggaaagaaataaaaactgTATCTTACCTTTGATAAAATGTTGATCACATCTTTTTTGGTGTTTCTTGAATTTTTGATTCGATGAATCCACTAATTTGGCAACTCCATACCCCTCAATAACCTATTCATTAATGTAAACATTTGACAAGCAAAATAGTTTAAGTTATGAATTTAGTAATACATGTATaggaatgtgatcaaatgcaaactctaaatattgtacaaacatcaaactatgatctagaccgttaaaaaatatcaacagatgataaaataatagaaacaaaaaaacacaatgtcaacggttgatgttgttTTGATTGTGTTggcatcaaaatcttgaaattttacattgtgttgacactgTTTTGATGTtatgttgatattgtgttgaaaagtttagagtttgtacaatatatgaatttgcattttatcactaccatACATGTATATctgaaaaataattaatcattgCCGTTTTTTTTGGGAATTTTAGGCATATTATGTTAATATATCCAATTGTCTGATAGAAGTATGCATAACTATGAAATCCCGGAAAAGCCCATGCTGGCATAATGTGAAGGAAAATGGAAAACGCGGACCTCACCGAGGGTAAAAGAGTCAATATAACTGTGCTCCATCTTCAGCAGGATAAATAGTAATTCTTCACCAAAAAGGCGCCGTTGGGAATATTCCGTTCGATTTTTGTGGTTTTCAGAATAAAATCTGATGCCTTTATCAAACCCTTCACGTAGTCTTTCAATACTATCTGCTTGTTTCCCTCCATTTTTCACTatgtctttgttttgtttttattctaAATTGAAGTGATTTGCTTCCTTAAATAGGGAAAACATTTATTGTTTTCGGGATGTCACACTCAAAGGCACACGATGTAAAATGAATCATGTATACTCTATTCTCTATTCCGCCTAATTTATAAAGGAATCTAGACgtctaatattataaaattttccAACACTTAGTTTTTCCACAAACATTAAAATTggtctaaaatatcacaaactttacatttttgtttgttatttcgcAACTCAGCCCAAATATGATATCTTCGCAAAAATCTTATTATACGTAGGCAACCGTGaaatatttttgatattttagaTTACTTTTTAAGTTTGTGTGTTGAAAATTTATTTGATATGATATTTACACTTAGTTTTGCTTCCTGTTATGTGTTGAAAATTTGGAAATGCAataaattgaaaggaataatttTCTTTAACCAAGCGTGAAATACGTTTATTTTTAGATGTGTGGGGATTGGTCCgaggagtactataaaattgacCATGCTTGTGAAAAATAAATGTTGCAATTATTGCAGCAGACCTTGAACAACAAATGGCTGCGTAGGATAATACTAACATAGTACTAGTACAATAAATATCAATTATTGATCAACCATTGGCGGcggattcaaaatataatttggaTAGAAAATTTGTGTTCTCAACTTATAACATTTAGAACACTGcgatattttagtttaatttaagcCCACATAATGGTGGCTGAATTTAATCTCCATGTCGGGTCCAAGAGTAATTTCAATTTGATTGAAAgatgataaaattatagtattacgaaatttcaacatgaaaatattaatattataatattataatttaagaaTAATGTTATTTTTGTGTATCTAACAACATCCCCTGTTGTGACTTAATGCAGAACATGGGATCCAAATCCGAACTATTCTGTGGTATTACTTTCACTCAAATTCAAATGTTCTATCTCTTTGACCCGTGAACTCAAGCGTCGATTTCTCTTGACTAGGTCATCGagaaattagttttttttaagaattaaacaatttaaagCTTGTTTTCAAGGTCGTTATAACAGACATGGCGGTTCTGGGAGTCGACTCGAAATGCATCCGTGGATACTCATTTTGAGTGTGATTCTAGGCTTGCTCAATTTTTCAGCAAAGCAGATTTCATTGTCGCCTTCGATTTATTcttcaaagaagaagaaagaagttTCTATCTCTTAGTTTCTAGTTTCTAACGTGTATAAAAACGGTAATTCTTTATTGAAGCTTACACGAAATATTTTAGATATACATTAATACACAAATCGATCCTCACCGTCCATTAAATCAAGATCAATAGGACCAAATTGATCAATCACGAGCCACAAGAACAACTTGCTTTCCCACATTCCGACCGGAAAAGAGTCCAACCAAAGCAGCTGGCGCAGCCTCAATTCCTTCAACAATTTCGAAATAATTTGATAATTAAGTTTAGTAAACTGAAATTCAAAACGTTCAGTTGATGATACTAAATAAAATGTGTACAACTTATGAATTTAACTTATTCCctgaatatatttaatattctaGTGACTTAGCTCGATATAGtccatataattattttaatttagccAAAATTCTAAATTATCGAAATTTTGGATAGAAAggccacctcgttcgtttaatttCCTTTACTTGAATTTCTTGCTCCGACCTTAACTGCGGAGATAACTTTTTTTTGGAAACATCACAACATAATTTactaattagactcaaggacaaacctacttaaattagaatgcatgcctcataaataatttccttctctTACTTCACTTATCTTTAAAGAATTTCTAAAATTCTTTGATGCGTCTTCATCCAGTATTCTATGGCTTCAACTAAATTGGATCTATATATCTTTTACTTTGAAAATTTACTCTTAATCAAAACTCTAAAATAATTCACAAGATCAATTATTTTAGCTTAGTTACATCATTTGAAGAAATCataaaaacattaattaatataaaaattaatgaaatcttCTTTTAAAACTTAGGCAAAAATTTAATATTCGATTTGCTCCCAAAAGATAAGGAAATTTCGCTTCCCTTCAATTATTTAATGCAGCCGTTATTTTAAAAGAGTTGGGCTCATAATTGTTTCCTCACTCCCTTGGCCCAAGTAAATCAAAATAACCCACATATAAATATCCACTTCATCTCTCTCACCAATCAAACCGTAATCCTACTTTGATGAGAGAGAAGCTCCCACTTCTCGCTACCTGCTACTGCCGTCGCCGCCGTCCACAGCAGCCTCCAGcggcatctctctctctcttccccctCTCCCTCTCGCTCCTCTCTCTCTCGTCTCCTGCTCACGCCGCCGCCgctgtgcatgcacaggcggCGGCTTCGGCCTCCTCCGCGCCTCGCACCGCCGGACACAGCCACAGCCGAGACCCCTCCCCCGCCGTGCGTAGCTCTCCGACAGGTAAAGTGAGTtttgctttctttattttcctaGGAGTTAAATCTCTTACAAGTTTTGTGTTTTAACTTTGTAGATTCGTAAATGCTGCTATTTTAGTGATGGATTTGTGGTGTGGGGCTGTCACTGTCAGTCTCCGGGCTGCCGAAAAGCCGTCACCGGAAATCCGGCAGATTCCTACTCGCGAGATAAGCTTTCTCATTCTTTCTAGTTATTAAGGCAGTAGGATTCTACTTTGATTCTATTTACTGAATTTGGTGAATTGTGAGTATTGACTGCTATTTGGAAGACTCAATGGTGAAATATGCTGTTTAAACTTGATGTGCCAGATTCTACctccaaatatatatatatatatatatatatatatatatatatatatatatatatatatatagggtcttgttaggttgagattttttagcttaattgagaattgagatgcattttcagccactcattttgaaatgtcaactacaagtagattatatcaactaagggtattatcgtcatttcatttcaatagccagaatatcaaatgtcaacaactcgtattaaaatgtcaacaactaaaaaaaaattatttttttatttttttaaaaaaattttaaatttttttttaatttttttaattttcacgcgatgtcaactacgatgtgtagcctgcacatcaaatgtcaatagccctgcacatcaaatgtcaacagcttatagttgacattatatgtgtataggtgatatgaatcatatatgtagttgacattatatatgtgcagttgacatgaattgtatatgtagttgacattatatgtgtgtagttgacatgaattgtatatgtagttgacaaaaaaaataaaaataataaaaaaataaaaaatcgaaaaaaaaatttaattttttttaaaaaaataaaaaaatatttattaaataaaatgtatgatgaaattaccattctgccctttcacaattaattaatgtaaaaatattttccatgtggtaaattctggactactcatttaataaaaatgagtggctaataatgcatctcaattctcaattaggctaaaaaatctcaattgatcacaaccctatatatatatatatatatatatatatatatatatatatatatatagggagatgatcaaaataagtatgtgtttaaatccagaaatgcagaccaaatctcagccctaggattagatgatctaatggtcaataattaaccaaaaacacggaaggtcataattaagcaattttaggtcatattataatatttggatttaatgccatactaagatcgttttaggtcatgctttgttagcatgacctacaaattacctaattatgacctaaaagtgccctaattatgatattgttctgcgtttctgtatttaaatccagttttgcatagatcaaaaccctatatatatatatatatatatatatatatatatatatatatatatatatatatatatatatatatatatatatatatagaggggtgtattcatttcctttttgtatctatTGTttaattgttctttttaatctcagccccacgattttgtcatccgacggttagattgatgacacatatcatttaataatgcagattttcagttgaataatgtacaccgactaataatgcaccattatagtgtaataatgcatatcatcacaaccatccaattcaaggatccaagggctgtgatcTGATTGAAaattggactgaaaagctgcgaaggaccttaacacgCCCCCTATATATGCATGCTCTTACATATATGAAAGAAGAGAAGGGTTTGGGATTTACCTTTTGATGTGGGCACAAAGAGTTGTTGGATTGGGGAC
This DNA window, taken from Salvia splendens isolate huo1 chromosome 18, SspV2, whole genome shotgun sequence, encodes the following:
- the LOC121777442 gene encoding 2-alkenal reductase (NADP(+)-dependent)-like is translated as MGEEISNKQVILNNIVKTSVKESDMSLRTSKIQLKIPSGCDGAVLVKNLYLSIDPFIINRMRPLEGYYIASYTLDSPISGYGVSKVLDSTHPNFKTGELVWGFTGWEEYSLIKDPILLFKAPDKDLPLSYYTGILGMPGMTAYAGFFEVCSPKKGETVYVSSASGAIGQLVGQFAKTAGCYVVGSAGSKEKVDLLKNKFGFDEAFNYKEEQDYNVALKRYFPDGIDIYFDNVGGKMLEAVLSNMRLHGRVALCGMISQYSLEQHEGIHNLFNHLITKRIRMEGFFVSNYYDLYPKFLEMVVPLIKEEKITYIEDIAEGIESAPRALVGLYSGRNVGKQVVVVARE